In a single window of the Acipenser ruthenus chromosome 42, fAciRut3.2 maternal haplotype, whole genome shotgun sequence genome:
- the LOC117966907 gene encoding pro-FMRFamide-related neuropeptide FF-like isoform X2, translated as MTAVLLTALALVVAWVDPGQSLEEGLEPPETFQIDQQQQNFAQRLLEALESEGRSSRGDERVMTAVLRSLIHGPQRSGRSPSVLYQPQRFGRDARGAVGSEERVESLGREAMPAQFWSMAVPQRFGKK; from the exons ATGACTGC GGTGCTGCTGACGGCCCTGGCCCTGGTAGTAGCTTGGGTCGACCCGGGCCAGTCCCTGGAGGAGGGCTTGGAGCCCCCGGAAACCTTCCAGATAGACCAGCAGCAGCAGAACTTCGCCCAACGGCTGCTGGAAGCCTTG GAGAGTGAGGGGCGTTCCTCCCGGGGGGATGAGCGGGTGATGACTGCTGTGCTGCGCTCCCTGATTCACGGACCCCAGCGCTCTGGCAGGAGCCCTTCAGTCCTCTACCAGCCTCAGAG GTTTGGCCGGGATGCCAGGGGAGCTGTGGGCAGCGAGGAGCGGGTAGAGTCTCTCGGCAGGGAGGCCATGCCGGCACAGTTCTGGAGCATGGCGGTGCCACAGAGATTTGGCAAGAAGTAA
- the LOC117966990 gene encoding leucine-rich repeat-containing protein 3-like, producing MTSRQRALPLLLLLLTLCGQGSLLCPAGCHCAWDSGTVSCTNAGLQEIPASIPRDTVTLHLDGNQISTVRDGAFKNLPRLRELDLSRNRIESLSPGAFRHLSPELKLLDLSDNQLQLASKEDLGPTRAKTRLHHNPWHCSCALQELIETVNLDPETVSGIVCESSAQGPQHSGQPLVKLLDEGVNFCSLQRKTTDVAMLVTMLGWFSMVIAYVVYYVRQNQAEARRHLEYLKSLPSPLKEASVEADTLSTGL from the coding sequence ATGACCAGCCGCCAGCGAGCGctcccgctgctgctgctgctgctgacgcTGTGCGGGCAGGGCTCCCTCTTGTGTCCGGCGGGCTGCCACTGCGCCTGGGACAGCGGGACAGTGAGCTGCACCAACGCCGGGCTGCAGGAGATCCCAGCCTCCATCCCGCGGGACACGGTCACGCTGCACCTGGACGGGAACCAGATCAGCACCGTGCGGGACGGGGCGTTCAAAAACCTGCCGCGCCTGCGCGAACTCGACCTGTCCCGCAACCGGATCGAGAGCCTCTCCCCGGGAGCCTTCAGGCACCTGAGCCCGGAGCTCAAGCTCCTGGACCTGTCTGACAACCAGCTGCAACTGGCCAGCAAGGAGGACCTGGGCCCCACGCGCGCCAAGACCCGCCTGCACCACAACCCCTGGCACTGCAGCTGCGCCCTGCAGGAGCTGATCGAGACGGTGAACCTGGATCCGGAGACGGTGAGCGGGATCGTGTGCGAGAGCTcggcgcaggggccccagcactCCGGCCAGCCCCTGGTCAAGCTGCTGGACGAAGGGGTGAACTTCTGCAGCCTCCAGCGCAAGACGACCGACGTGGCCATGCTGGTGACAATGCTGGGCTGGTTCTCCATGGTCATCGCGTACGTGGTCTACTACGTGCGGCAGAACCAGGCCGAGGCCAGGAGACACCTGGAGTACCTGAAGAGCCTGCCCAGCCCGCTCAAGGAAGCCAGCGTGGAGGCAGACACGCTCAGCACGGGCCTGTGA
- the LOC117966912 gene encoding MYG1 exonuclease-like: MFLFPRIQRVLAPVACRRFSPASYALRGTGDRPLDNSYTVKTGPSAALSRGDTHMPPPAAKRVCGLKMPAVLRIGTHNGTFHCDEVLACFLLRQLPEYKDAEIVRTRDPALLSECDVVVDVGGEFDPKRHRYDHHQRSFSETFHSLRPEKRWVTKLSSAGLVYLHFGQRVLAQRLEREEGDPEVQVLYDKVYENFVEEIDAIDNGISQWDEEPRYTVTSNLSSRVGHLNPRWNDKDQDTQAGFHKAMEMVGEEFLDRLDFYHRSWLPARSLVEEAIRTRDEVDVGGEVVVFTQGGCPWKEHLFNLEQELGIEPTVKFVLYPDQSGQWRVQCVPAGPHTFQNRLSLPEAWRGVRDEALSTLSGIPGCVFVHASGFIGGNRTREGALAMARHTLKGAAKSSANGN, from the exons ATGTTTCTCTTTCCCCGCATCCAGCGTGTTCTCGCCCCCGTTGCGTGTCGCAGATTCAGCCCCGCATCGTACGCTCTCCGCGGGACCGGTGACCGACCTCTTGATAATTCCTACACCGTTAAAACCGGACCCAGCGCCGCCCTAAGCCGCGGTGACACCCACATGCCACCCCCCGCAGCGAAGCGTGTTTGCGGACTGAAGATGCCGGCTGTTCTTAGGATTGGGACTCACAACGGGACTTTTCATTGCGACGAGGTGCTAGCGTGCTTCTTACTTCGACAACTACCGGAGTATAAG GATGCCGAGATCGTTCGAACCCGGGACCCTGCCCTGCTGTCGGAGTGTGACGTGGTGGTGGATGTTGGGGGGGAGTTTGACCCCAAGAGGCATCGATACGACCACCATCAGAG gtCGTTCAGCGAGACGTTCCACAGCCTGCGGCCCGAGAAACGCTGGGTTACTAAGCTGAGCAGCGCCGGGCTGGTCTACCTGCACTTCGGACAGCGCGTCCTCGCACAGaggctggagagagaggagggggaccCGGAGGTACAGGTGCTGTACGACAAG GTCTATGAGAACTTCGTGGAGGAGATAGACGCCATTGATAACGGCATCTCACAGTGGGATGAGGAGCCACGCTACACCGTGACCAGCAACCTGAGCTCCCGCGTGGGGCACCTGAACCCTCGCTGGAACGATAAGGACCAGGACACACAG GCTGGCTTCCACAAGGCCATGGAGATGGTGGGGGAGGAGTTCCTGGACCGGCTGGATTTCTACCACAGGTCCTGGCTTCCAGCTCGCTCCCTGGTCGAGGAGGCCATTCGAACCCGGGATGAG GTGGACGTGGGGGGCGAGGTGGTGGTGTTCACGCAGGGGGGCTGTCCGTGGAAAGAGCATCTCTTCAATCTGGAGCAGGAGCTGGGCATCGAGCCCACCGTCAAGTTTGTTCTGTACCCCGACCAGAGCGGGCAGTGGAGGGTGCAGTGCGTGCCAGCCGGGCCCCACACCTTCCAGAACAG gctGTCTCTCCCGGAGGCGTGGCGTGGGGTGCGTGACGAAGCCCTCTCAACACTCAGCGGGATCCCAGGCTGCGTTTTCGTTCATGCCAGCGGCTTCATCGGGGGCAACCGGACCAGAGAGGGGGCGCTGGCCATGGCACGGCACACCCTGAAGGGGGCAGCCAAATCCTCTGCCAATGGCAACTAA
- the LOC117401075 gene encoding aladin, with product MCSLSLFPPPLPAGHVTLYESNNELVSATSLDNYQRQDWDPPSLLIPKETLKPHSRLESSSKAAFIHHQETLWMRSANAWHDAGLSGLLDEIANSADEVPRCMKVGACCSLAILRWVSSLHGSLFPHLTLSSEDMVAEFSQAADWAGCSVRALAWHPHTDKFAVALLDDSVRVHNAKSSTAPTLKHRLQRNVSALAWKPLCASALAVACQNCVLVWHVDPSSLSTRPSSGCAQVLSQPGHSPVTSLAWSPSGAILLSASPVDTAMMVWDVAGESCVPLQRVGGGGVTFLSWAPDGSRVLAATPSALFRVWETSMWTCERWPTLTGRCQTGCWSPDGSRLLFSVQGESVIYALSFANTPGELLGQAGDSKSSVIVADLSETTFETSSGETSVGGEIQTLVWDPRGERLAVLLKGNPEKSDSRSIIAVFKTRTSPIFELLPCGFVQGEEGADPHLIHFHPHFEKGALLTVCWCNGRISHIPFYFVSAGVPRPSLGYSPPVPYPSRGSEVSERLLFSELGS from the exons ATGTGTTCCCTATCGCTGTTTCCTCCCCCGCTGCCCGCTGGACACGTCACTCTGTACGAATCCAACAACGAGCTGGTGTCCGCAACAAGCCTGGACAACTACCAGAGACAG GACTGGGACCCCCCTTCTCTGCTGATCCCGAAGGAGACCCTCAAGCCTCACAGCCGCCTGGAGAGCAGCAGTAAGGCAGCCTTCATCCACCACCAGGAGACCCTGTGGATGAGGAGCGCCAATGCCTG GCATGACGCTGGTCTCTCTGGCTTACTGGATGAGATCGCCAACTCTGCAGATGAAG TTCCCAGGTGTATGAAGGTGGGAGCGTGCTGCTCCCTCGCCATCCTTCGCTGGGTATCCTCATTGCACGGCTCTCTGTTTCCGCACCTCACT cTCAGCAGTGAGGACATGGTGGCTGAATTCTCCCAAGCTGCAGACTG GGCTGGCTGCTCGGTGCGTGCTCTGGCCTGGCACCCCCACACGGACAAGTTCGCTGTGGCTTTGCTGGACGACTCCGTCCGAGTGCACAACGCCAAGAG CTCCACAGCCCCCACTCTGAAGCACCGTCTCCAGAGGAACGTGTCAGCGCTGGCCTGGAAGCCGCTGTGTGCCTCTGCGCTGGCGGTGGCGTGTCAGAACTGCGTGCTGGTGTGGCACGTcgacccctcctccctctccacgcG GCCCTCCTCCGGCTGTGCCCAGGTCCTCTCTCAGCCAGGCCACTCCCCGGTCACCTCACTCGCCTGGTCACCCAGTGGAGCGATCCTGCTCTCCGCGTCGCCCGTGGACACTGCCATGATG GTGTGGGACGTGGCTGGGGAGAGCTGTGTTCCCCTGCAGCGTGTGGGAGGCGGGGGTGTCACGTTCCTCTCCTGGGCCCCCGATGGAAGCAGGGTGCTGGCAGCCACTCCATCAGCCCTCTTCAG ggtctgGGAGACCAGCATGTGGACGTGCGAGAGGTGGCCCACACTGACGGGACGCTGCCAG ACTGGTTGCTGGAGCCCCGATGGGAGTCGGCTGCTGTTCTCTGTACAGGGGGAGTCTGTGATCTATGCCCTGTCCTTCGCCAACACGCCCG GAGAGCTGCTCGGACAGGCTGGGGATTCGAAGTCCTCTGTGATCGTGGCTGACCTGTCGGAGACCACCTTTGAGACCAGCAGTGGAGAGACCAG TGTCGGAGGTGAGATACAGACCCTAGTTTGGGACCCCAGAGGCGAGAGGCTAGCTGTGCTGCTTAAAG gAAACCCTGAGAAGTCAGACAGCAGGTCGATCATCGCGGTTTTTAAAACTCGCACCAGCCCCATCTTCGAGCTGCTCCCCTG CGGTTTCGTCCAGGGGGAGGAGGGTGCTGACCCCCATCTCATTCACTTCCACCCGCACTTCGAGAAGGGAGCCCTGCTCACCGTG TGCTGGTGTAACGGGCGCATCTCTCACATCCCCTTCTACTTCGTGAGTGCCGGGGTGCCTCGGCCCAGTCTGGGGTACAGCCCCCCCGTACCCTACCCCTCCCGGGGGTCCGAGGTCAGCGAGAGACTGCTGTTCTCCGAGCTGGGCtcctga
- the LOC117966907 gene encoding pro-FMRFamide-related neuropeptide FF-like isoform X1, translating into MESRVLLTALALVVAWVDPGQSLEEGLEPPETFQIDQQQQNFAQRLLEALESEGRSSRGDERVMTAVLRSLIHGPQRSGRSPSVLYQPQRFGRDARGAVGSEERVESLGREAMPAQFWSMAVPQRFGKK; encoded by the exons ATGGAGAGCAGGGTGCTGCTGACGGCCCTGGCCCTGGTAGTAGCTTGGGTCGACCCGGGCCAGTCCCTGGAGGAGGGCTTGGAGCCCCCGGAAACCTTCCAGATAGACCAGCAGCAGCAGAACTTCGCCCAACGGCTGCTGGAAGCCTTG GAGAGTGAGGGGCGTTCCTCCCGGGGGGATGAGCGGGTGATGACTGCTGTGCTGCGCTCCCTGATTCACGGACCCCAGCGCTCTGGCAGGAGCCCTTCAGTCCTCTACCAGCCTCAGAG GTTTGGCCGGGATGCCAGGGGAGCTGTGGGCAGCGAGGAGCGGGTAGAGTCTCTCGGCAGGGAGGCCATGCCGGCACAGTTCTGGAGCATGGCGGTGCCACAGAGATTTGGCAAGAAGTAA